The sequence GTCGCCGCCATCGGGGCCGCCCTTGGGGACAAATGCCTCGCGCCTAAACGACATGCATCCGGCTCCGCCGTCGCCGCCGCACACGTTAATGCGGCTGATATCGGTGAACTGTGACAACAGAATCGCCTCCTACAAAAAAGAGGGAGACCCTTGAATCCTAAAACTCAAGTGCCTCCCACATATGTGCTCTATGAAGGGTGAATTACGCGTTCGCGAGCGGGCGTACGCTGACCCTGTGCTTGATACCCTTGTGGAACTCAACGGTACCGTCGACCAGCGCGAACAGCGTGTCGTCCTTACCACGGCCAACGTTCTCACCCGGGTGGATGTGCGTGCCGTGCTGACGGACGAGAATCGTGCCCGTGGTTACCGTCTGGCCGGCATAGCGCTTCGTGCCAAGGCGCTGACCGCGGGAGTCACGGCCATTACGGGAGGAACCGAGTCCTTTTTTGTGTGCCATTGTGTATACCTACTCTTTCGTTACGAGTGTAATCTACTCGGCGACGGGAGCCTCGGCAACAGCCTCGGCCTCTGCCTTGACAGCCTTCTTGGCGCGGGACGTAGCCTGGACCTTCACGATCTTCAGCTTGGTGAGCTGCTGACGGTGACCCTTCAGACGACGATAGCGCTTACGCTTGTGGAACTTGAAGACCAGCTGCTTCTCGCCCTTGAACTGCTCAACGATCTGAGCGGTAACCTTGGCCTTGGCCAGCTTGTCGGGATCGGTGACGATCTTCTTACCATCGTTGAGGAAGATAACCGGCAGGGTGACCTTGTCGCCCTCATTGCCCTCGATCTTCTCGACGGTGATGACATCGTCGGTGGCGACCTTGTACTGCTTGCCGCCCGTGTTAACGATTGCGTACATGTTTACTTGCCCTTCATGCATCAGTTAGTGCAACAGCCGAATATAGTAGCAGGCGAAAATACCCCCGTCAACGAGTATGTGGAGCAAATCCACAAGTTCGCACAGGTATGGGGCTGACGAGTCGGCCCTCGTCGTCCTCGCATGCTTGATTCTGACGCTCGACATCGTAGGAGCAGATGGTCACGAGGTCTTGCATACCGGTGGAAACAATAGGTGCATCCACGCCCGGGGTCAAGCCCTGCAACAAAACATCAGCAGCAGAAAGCAAAATTTCCGGACGCATAGAGCCCTCGTTGTCGGCATGGGTGTCGAGCATGAGAACCAAATGGTCCGGGCGCTCCCCCGCCGTGAGCTCATAGCCAACGAGCGTGTGATCCAAATCCAAGCGCTTGCTCTTTTTGCCGCGCGCGTAGTCGATGCCATGATCCGCGCGCAGCGTGTCGATCGCACGACGCACCTCGTCGGCGCTTACGGGCGCCTCGGGATCCAGGTGTAAGTCGATGCGATACGACAGGCGCGTGAGCTGCGCCGTCAATGCCGGCGTGCGCACGTCGATGTACGCCGCCTCGATGGGCGCCAGATCGGCCGGAGACGCCGCAGCCAGGCGCTCAAACGCCTCGTCGAGCGCCACGAACTCGGTCATAAACAGGTCATACCACTCGCAGGTCGACGACGTACCAACCGGTAGCGCCGAAGAGAAGCCCACGCGCATGTGCGGAGAGAAGCCCTGCGTGACGGCATAGGGAAGTCCCGCACGGCGCACGATGCGCTCAATGGTATGGATCACTTCGAGATGGCCCAGGTACTTAAGGCGATCGCGCTTGCCATAGCGAACACGAAGTCTAAAGAGCGTGGGGTTGTCGGTCAGGCGCTCACTCATGCGCGATCACCCATCAATACATTCTTGGCGTGGAGCGTGGGGCAGATCCCGCAGCCGGTGCACGACGTGCGGGTGCAGTCGGGAGTCGTGACGCCCTCGAGCGAGCGACGGTACTCGCGCTCGAGGAAGCCGCGCGTGCAGCCGGGGCTCACGTGCTCCCACGGCAGGCGCCAGTCCAACTCGTAGGGCAGGTGCACGAGCTCATTGAGGTCGATGCCGTTTTTGGCAGCAGCTTCCTTCCAGTTATCGAGCGAGAAATGCTCTACCCAGGCGTCAAAGCGAGAGCCCGAGCGCCAAGCGTCGATGATGACGGGCGTCATGTCACGACCGGCGCGGGACAGCGCAGCCTCGATGAGCGAGGTCTCGGCATCGTGGTAATGAACGCGGACGGCACGGTTGCGAACGCTCGTGATGAGCAGCTTCTGGCGACGCTTGACGTCGTCGTAGTCGAGCTGCGGGCACCACTGGAACGGCGTGGCAGCCTTGGGGATAAAGACCGAAACCGAGATCGACACCGAGATCGAGCCGCGACGAGCCTTGGGCACCACGGAACGACCGAGCTCCAGCACGTGATCGGCCAGATTGGCGATGGCCACGATGTCCTCGTCGCGCTCGCCGGGAAGGCCCATCATAAAGTAGAGCTTCATGCGGTTCCAACCGGCCTCGAAGGCCGCCTTGGCCGCACGGTCCAGGTCCTCCTCGGTCACGTTCTTGTTAATGATGTCGCGCATGCGCTGGCTGCCGGCCTCGGGCGCGAACGTCAGTCCGCCCTTCTTTTCGCCGGCGACCGACTCGGCCATATCCACGCCAAACGAATCCAGGCGCTGCGACGGAATAGACACGCGAATACCCGTATCCTCCAGGCGATGGTTGAGCCTGCCGAGCACATCGCGAATGCAGGAGTGGTCGGTCGTGGAGAGCGAGGTCAGCGACACCTCGTCATAGCCGGTCTTTTCCAGACCCTGAATCACCGACGAGACGATCTGGTCGGCCGAGCGCTCACGCACCGGGCGATACGTCATGCCGGCCTGGCAAAAACGACAGCCGCGGGCGCAGCCGCGCAGGATCTCGATAGACAGGCGGTCGTGGACCAGCTGCGCATAGGGCACGCACGACTGCGACAGCGGATTCGTGGCGCCGAAATCCTCGACGACGCGCTTGTAGACCACGGTCGGCGCATCCTTGCCCTCACGCGGCACGGTGTAGCCATGCGGCGAGCAGGGCTCGTCGTGACAAACCTCATAGAGCGACGGCACGTAGTTGCCGGCAATGGATGCAAGCTGCTCGACAATCTGCGCGCGCGGGACTCCTTCGTCACGCAGACGGCGATGCAACTGGCA is a genomic window of Collinsella aerofaciens containing:
- the rpmA gene encoding 50S ribosomal protein L27, which encodes MAHKKGLGSSRNGRDSRGQRLGTKRYAGQTVTTGTILVRQHGTHIHPGENVGRGKDDTLFALVDGTVEFHKGIKHRVSVRPLANA
- the rplU gene encoding 50S ribosomal protein L21, encoding MYAIVNTGGKQYKVATDDVITVEKIEGNEGDKVTLPVIFLNDGKKIVTDPDKLAKAKVTAQIVEQFKGEKQLVFKFHKRKRYRRLKGHRQQLTKLKIVKVQATSRAKKAVKAEAEAVAEAPVAE
- a CDS encoding TIGR03936 family radical SAM-associated protein, giving the protein MSERLTDNPTLFRLRVRYGKRDRLKYLGHLEVIHTIERIVRRAGLPYAVTQGFSPHMRVGFSSALPVGTSSTCEWYDLFMTEFVALDEAFERLAAASPADLAPIEAAYIDVRTPALTAQLTRLSYRIDLHLDPEAPVSADEVRRAIDTLRADHGIDYARGKKSKRLDLDHTLVGYELTAGERPDHLVLMLDTHADNEGSMRPEILLSAADVLLQGLTPGVDAPIVSTGMQDLVTICSYDVERQNQACEDDEGRLVSPIPVRTCGFAPHTR
- a CDS encoding TIGR03960 family B12-binding radical SAM protein, yielding MRVAYQDCFHLIEPLLAKVEKPSRYIDHEWGTLSKADADYRCCLIYPDVYEVGLPNQGIAILYNILNQAEGISCERGYVPWPDMGDAMREAGIPLLSLEGAAPVASFDIVGLHVPHEMAVTNFLEALDLAGIPLLAADRTEDDPIIIAGGPSVYNPEPYAAFFDVILIGEGEESLLETCQLHRRLRDEGVPRAQIVEQLASIAGNYVPSLYEVCHDEPCSPHGYTVPREGKDAPTVVYKRVVEDFGATNPLSQSCVPYAQLVHDRLSIEILRGCARGCRFCQAGMTYRPVRERSADQIVSSVIQGLEKTGYDEVSLTSLSTTDHSCIRDVLGRLNHRLEDTGIRVSIPSQRLDSFGVDMAESVAGEKKGGLTFAPEAGSQRMRDIINKNVTEEDLDRAAKAAFEAGWNRMKLYFMMGLPGERDEDIVAIANLADHVLELGRSVVPKARRGSISVSISVSVFIPKAATPFQWCPQLDYDDVKRRQKLLITSVRNRAVRVHYHDAETSLIEAALSRAGRDMTPVIIDAWRSGSRFDAWVEHFSLDNWKEAAAKNGIDLNELVHLPYELDWRLPWEHVSPGCTRGFLEREYRRSLEGVTTPDCTRTSCTGCGICPTLHAKNVLMGDRA